The nucleotide sequence TTGGAAGCGGAGGCTGATGCAAAATAATCGGCAAGTGGAATGTATTTTTTTTCCAGAATTATGGTCATTAAATTCGCTCCTTTTTTGAAACACAATGGATTGGTTATGGGAATTATACCATTTGTCCTATTAAAATGTATATAATTATTTCTATTTTCTAAAAACTTTTTTTAATGCTGGAAATTGATGAGTATATAATATCTTAAATTTCTATTTTTATAATACTTTAGTCCTTAAAATCTAATGAAGAGCCGTGTTATCAGACTATTTAATAAACTGTTACTTCCTTGTTTTTCTGCAGAAACATAAAAGCACCATCGAGCTTCTGCCACAAAGCTTTGCAGCTTTTGCATTTTTGCCAGCACATATCTTATTGTATTTCGGCAACGCGCAGAGTTGTGTTAAAATAATCACGGAAACCAACTTTATTCAGGAGGCTATTACATGTCAAACGTTTTTGTATTCGGTCACAAGAATCCAGACACGGATTCTATTTGTTCGGCCATTTCATATGCTTACTTAAAAAATCAGATTGGAATGCAGGCAGAGCCAATCCGTTTAGGCGAGTTAAACAACGAAACCATTTATGCACTGGAAAAATTCGCTTTCGAACAGCCGCGCCTTGTTGAACGTGTATCGGAAGAAGTGTCGCAGGTCATCCTGGTCGACCACAACGAACGCCAGCAAAGTGCGGAAGATATTGGAGATGTCCAGGTCATCGAAGTGATTGACCATCACCGGATCGCCAATTTTGAAACAACGGATCCGCTTTATTTCCGGGCAGAGCCTGTAGGCTGCACGACGACTATCCTGCTCAAGTTGTTCAAGGAAAACGGCGTGGAAATTCCAGCGAACATTGCCGGGTTGATGCTGTCCGCCATCATTTCAGATTCACTCCTATTCAAATCACCGACCTGCACGCCTCAAGACATTGCAGCGGCACGCGAATTGGCTGAAATTGCAAAAGTGGATGCAGAAGAATACGGTCTGGCTATGCTGAAAGCAGGAGCCGATTTAAGCAATAAAACATTGGAAGATTTGATGTCTTTGGATTCCAAAGAATTCGAAGCAGGCGACCACCGTTTTGAAGTGGCTCAAGTAAATGCCATTGATGTGAACGATGTTATCACCCGTCAAAAAGAATTGGAAGTATTGATGCAGCAAATCATCGCTGAAAAAGGATTGGATTTGTTTGCGTTCGTCGTAACCGATATTTTGAACAACAACTCTGTCGCCATCGTTCTGGGCAGAAGAGCGGACATCATCGAAGGTGCGTTCAAATCAAGCGTTGTTGACAACCGCGTTCTTTTGCCAGGCGTTGTTTCGCGCAAAAAACAAATTGTACCGGTCATCACCGAAGCGCTTAGCTGACTCCTTTTCAGGAGTCAGTTTTTCTTTTTTCTTAAGAAAGTATGGGTGTTTAAAATTACTGGGTACGGATAAATTGCCTGTCTTTGTATCTAGACTTGAGAATCTGTCCTGATAAGCCGTTTCAGTCTTGTCGGCGAAAATGGTGGAAAGCGCCATTACCGGCAAGGCTTCCAGCGCTTGCCGGGGCTAGACGGCCGCTTGCGCTTTTCCTAGTGTCCAGCTGCAGCGCCTAGATGCTCGGGGTCATAAGCCAGCCCAGCTATGTGGCAGAGGACGCCACTTCGCCGGTCTGGCTTATGCCTGTCGCACCTACACAGGCGCTTCCGCTTTTCTTTGTATAAGCAAAAAAATTGAGGCTTGTTGTTTTCGTTGTTATAGTAATGCCAAGAGGTGGATAAAATGAAAATAGAGATTTGGTCAGATTATGTGTGCCCATTTTGTTACATAGGCAAACGAACACTGGAACAAGCTTTGAAGAGATCAGGCTATGAAAGCCAAGCAGACATTTCATTCAAAGCCTATCAATTAGACCCGAATACACCGGTAGATTCGACGGTTTCAACTTACGAATCACTGGCAAAAAAAATGGGGCAGACAGTCGAACAAGCGAAAGAAATGACAAAAGGGGTAGCAGAGCACGCACGCACTGTGGGCCTTGAATATAAATTTGACGGCATGGTGGAAGCCAATACATTCGCTGCTCACCGTTTGGTGAAATGGGCGGAAAGTTTAGAAAAAG is from Planococcus liqunii and encodes:
- a CDS encoding manganese-dependent inorganic pyrophosphatase, which translates into the protein MSNVFVFGHKNPDTDSICSAISYAYLKNQIGMQAEPIRLGELNNETIYALEKFAFEQPRLVERVSEEVSQVILVDHNERQQSAEDIGDVQVIEVIDHHRIANFETTDPLYFRAEPVGCTTTILLKLFKENGVEIPANIAGLMLSAIISDSLLFKSPTCTPQDIAAARELAEIAKVDAEEYGLAMLKAGADLSNKTLEDLMSLDSKEFEAGDHRFEVAQVNAIDVNDVITRQKELEVLMQQIIAEKGLDLFAFVVTDILNNNSVAIVLGRRADIIEGAFKSSVVDNRVLLPGVVSRKKQIVPVITEALS